In Streptomyces sp. NBC_00306, a single genomic region encodes these proteins:
- a CDS encoding DUF4142 domain-containing protein: MRSNRRTAESTLPRTIGVFVAACAVIATVLLMTRGGDEEASASQTPAGAGYGQSTAGYGHSAGAGHATGTRDGAADKAEPVPTGPQPVTEVDKTFLVKVRQAGLWEIPAGRLAQTNASSEAVKRAGLHLIDGHSKLDQLVREDAKILGVPLPEEATAEQQGWVTQMENARGVEFDRLFANLLRSSHGKIFATIGEVRAATQNDLIRRHSRQANQTVLDHLEVLEDTGLVDSATFDDVEKSVTPQ, from the coding sequence ATGCGTTCCAACCGACGCACAGCCGAATCCACGCTCCCCAGGACGATCGGGGTGTTCGTGGCCGCCTGTGCGGTCATCGCCACCGTGCTCCTCATGACGCGTGGAGGTGATGAAGAAGCCTCAGCCTCCCAGACGCCCGCCGGAGCCGGCTACGGGCAGTCCACGGCGGGGTACGGGCACTCCGCGGGCGCCGGCCATGCCACCGGCACGCGGGACGGCGCAGCGGACAAGGCAGAGCCCGTGCCGACAGGCCCCCAGCCCGTGACAGAGGTGGACAAGACGTTCCTCGTGAAGGTCCGGCAGGCCGGCTTGTGGGAGATCCCGGCGGGCCGGCTCGCCCAGACGAACGCCTCGAGCGAGGCCGTCAAGCGTGCCGGACTGCATCTGATAGACGGGCACAGCAAGCTCGATCAGTTGGTCCGCGAGGACGCCAAGATCCTCGGCGTACCGCTTCCCGAGGAGGCGACGGCGGAGCAGCAGGGCTGGGTCACGCAGATGGAGAACGCCCGGGGCGTGGAGTTCGACCGTCTCTTCGCCAATCTCCTCCGTTCCTCCCACGGGAAGATCTTCGCCACCATCGGCGAGGTCAGGGCCGCGACACAGAACGACCTCATCCGTCGTCACTCGCGACAGGCCAACCAAACTGTCCTTGACCACCTCGAGGTGCTGGAGGACACCGGCCTGGTCGACAGCGCGACCTTCGACGACGTGGAGAAGTCCGTGACGCCGCAGTAG
- a CDS encoding TerC family protein translates to MLDVPLWLWAAFAVTVVVSLAVDLLAHRSAHVIGFKEAAAWSGLWISLALIFGAVIFLVLGTTAGTEYTTAWLLEKSLSVDNLFVFAVIFAYFKVPRAYQHRVLFFGVIGALVFRGIFLSLGVAVVSRFTAVLFAFAAILFYSTYKLLKEEEDTFDPGKSFAVRALRKVIPVRDEYAGAKFFVKEAGKRVATPLLAVVAAIEAADLIFAVDSVPAVLAVSDDAFIVYTSNAFAILGLRALYFMLSGLLDRFHYLNTGLAIILSFIGVKLILQASHKLISPDIPEIPSPVSLAVIVVVLAASVILSIRRPAAPKPDQPADTPTQNRAEGPVPDGHVPQPGGHSDVELDHPPDPPPTPPDKGNPA, encoded by the coding sequence GTGCTCGATGTCCCGCTCTGGCTATGGGCAGCGTTCGCCGTGACGGTGGTGGTGTCATTGGCGGTGGACCTGCTCGCCCACCGCAGCGCGCACGTGATCGGGTTCAAGGAGGCCGCGGCCTGGAGCGGGCTGTGGATCAGCCTCGCGTTGATCTTCGGCGCCGTCATCTTCCTCGTCCTGGGCACGACCGCGGGAACCGAGTACACCACTGCCTGGCTGCTGGAGAAGAGCCTGTCGGTCGACAACCTGTTCGTCTTCGCAGTGATCTTCGCCTACTTCAAGGTCCCCCGCGCCTACCAGCATCGGGTCCTGTTCTTCGGCGTCATCGGCGCCCTGGTGTTCCGCGGCATCTTCCTCTCCCTCGGCGTCGCCGTGGTCAGCCGCTTCACCGCGGTCCTGTTCGCCTTCGCCGCCATCCTCTTCTACAGCACCTACAAACTCCTTAAGGAAGAAGAGGACACCTTCGACCCCGGCAAGAGCTTCGCCGTCCGGGCCCTCAGGAAGGTCATCCCCGTACGGGACGAGTACGCCGGGGCGAAATTCTTCGTCAAGGAGGCGGGCAAACGCGTTGCCACACCGCTGCTCGCTGTGGTGGCCGCGATCGAGGCAGCCGACCTGATCTTCGCCGTCGACAGCGTCCCCGCCGTCCTCGCAGTCAGCGACGATGCCTTCATCGTCTACACCAGCAATGCCTTCGCCATCCTGGGCCTGCGCGCCCTCTACTTCATGCTCTCCGGCCTCCTGGACCGATTCCACTACCTCAACACCGGCCTCGCGATCATCCTGTCCTTCATCGGCGTCAAACTCATCCTCCAGGCATCCCACAAGCTGATCAGCCCCGACATCCCGGAGATCCCCTCCCCCGTGAGCCTGGCCGTCATCGTCGTGGTCCTGGCCGCCTCCGTCATCCTCAGCATCCGCCGGCCCGCCGCGCCCAAGCCTGATCAGCCTGCGGACACCCCCACCCAGAACCGGGCCGAGGGCCCGGTCCCGGATGGCCACGTCCCCCAGCCGGGCGGCCACTCCGACGTCGAGCTCGACCATCCACCGGACCCACCACCCACACCCCCGGACAAGGGAAATCCTGCATAG
- a CDS encoding cation:proton antiporter, with translation MTFSDAVYAALGAGALAAAMLPRLVFRRPLSMPMVFLAVGVAVALLPLPLPVVDPVQDRLWVEHATEVCVIVSLMGAGLALNRPFGLRRWTGPWRLLGLAMPLTIATTGLLAVVLLDWPPAAALLVAAVLAPTDPVLAAEVRVGEPADSEHDDDEVRFTLTAEAGLNDGLAFPFVLAAIALAAASGGAWSAGWIGPWVLGDLLAKTAIGIGTGLVTGRLLGWIFFRAKPSAVRLSEHLEGFVALGATFLSYGIAEIAHGYGFLAVFVTACTVRAVERNHGYHKVLHEFTEQIERLLTAFFLFLLGAYLAKTGFDTLTWPAALLGLLLVVAVRPITAWVSQIGLSTGPREKIVTSAFGIRGIGSLFYLAYALGHNDFNGLAKPMWSLIAFTVLVSVILHGTTATPVITHLDRLRRTSRKAP, from the coding sequence ATGACGTTCTCTGACGCCGTGTACGCCGCTTTGGGCGCAGGTGCTCTGGCCGCGGCCATGCTGCCGCGGCTGGTCTTCCGCCGTCCTTTGTCGATGCCAATGGTGTTCCTGGCCGTCGGCGTGGCCGTAGCCCTCCTGCCACTGCCGCTTCCCGTGGTGGATCCGGTGCAAGACCGTCTGTGGGTGGAGCACGCGACGGAAGTCTGCGTGATTGTTTCGCTCATGGGCGCCGGCCTGGCACTCAACCGTCCGTTCGGCCTACGCCGGTGGACAGGACCATGGCGACTGCTGGGCCTGGCGATGCCGCTCACGATCGCCACGACCGGGCTGCTCGCCGTCGTTCTCCTGGACTGGCCCCCGGCTGCCGCGCTGCTGGTTGCGGCCGTCCTCGCCCCCACCGACCCGGTCCTCGCCGCGGAGGTACGTGTCGGGGAACCCGCCGATTCCGAGCACGACGACGATGAAGTGCGCTTCACCCTCACCGCAGAGGCGGGGCTCAACGACGGCCTGGCATTCCCCTTCGTCCTGGCCGCCATCGCCCTCGCCGCCGCATCCGGCGGGGCCTGGTCCGCCGGATGGATCGGCCCGTGGGTCCTGGGCGACCTGCTCGCCAAGACCGCTATCGGCATCGGCACCGGCCTGGTGACCGGCCGTCTACTGGGCTGGATCTTCTTTCGCGCCAAGCCTTCCGCCGTCCGGCTCTCCGAACACCTGGAAGGATTCGTGGCACTGGGAGCAACCTTCCTCTCCTACGGCATCGCCGAAATCGCCCACGGGTACGGCTTCCTGGCAGTGTTCGTCACCGCCTGCACCGTACGGGCCGTCGAACGAAACCACGGCTACCACAAAGTCCTGCACGAGTTCACCGAGCAGATCGAGCGACTGCTCACCGCCTTCTTCCTCTTCCTGCTGGGCGCCTACCTCGCCAAGACAGGCTTCGACACCCTCACCTGGCCCGCCGCCCTCCTCGGCCTCCTCCTGGTCGTGGCCGTCCGTCCCATCACCGCATGGGTGTCACAGATCGGCCTGTCGACCGGACCCCGCGAGAAGATCGTCACCTCCGCCTTCGGCATCCGCGGCATCGGTTCGCTGTTCTACCTCGCCTACGCCCTGGGACACAACGACTTCAACGGCCTCGCCAAACCGATGTGGTCACTCATCGCCTTCACCGTCCTCGTGTCCGTCATCCTCCACGGAACCACCGCGACCCCCGTCATCACCCACCTCGACCGGCTGCGCCGCACATCGAGAAAGGCACCATGA
- a CDS encoding IS630 family transposase, with protein MSASGDVPVSRRGPKLEPLLLSPDERVVLERWARRASSAQAVALRARIVLACDGADVPPIVVVARELHIAADTVRKWRRRFLAARLDGLVDEPRPGRPPTISVDQVEAVVVSTLEEIPKNATHWSRSSMADRSGLSKSTVGRIWRRFQLKPHLSDTFKLSTDPLFVEKVYDVVGLYFNPPEGAVVLSVDEKSQIQALDRSQPVLPMMPGMPERRTHDYVRNGLTTLFAAFDVATGEVITSLHRRHRAAEFKKFLIKIDKEVPEHLQVHLICDNYGTHKTPAIKTWLAKHPRFHLHFTPTGSSWINQVERWFGFLADQKIRRGAHKSVRSLEADIRAWVKQWNENPTPFTWTKTAEEILDSLARFCQRISGAGH; from the coding sequence ATGAGTGCTTCTGGGGATGTGCCGGTGTCACGTCGTGGTCCGAAGTTGGAACCGTTGTTGTTGTCGCCTGATGAGCGTGTGGTGTTGGAGCGTTGGGCTCGTAGGGCGTCATCCGCGCAGGCGGTGGCCTTGCGGGCCCGCATCGTGTTGGCATGTGATGGTGCTGACGTGCCGCCGATTGTCGTGGTGGCACGCGAGTTACATATCGCGGCGGACACGGTCCGCAAGTGGCGTCGCCGGTTTTTGGCCGCACGGTTGGACGGGCTGGTGGATGAGCCTCGGCCGGGCCGGCCGCCCACCATCAGCGTGGACCAGGTGGAGGCGGTCGTGGTCAGCACGCTGGAGGAAATCCCGAAGAACGCCACTCACTGGTCGCGTTCGTCGATGGCGGACCGCAGTGGCTTGTCGAAGTCGACGGTGGGCCGGATCTGGCGCAGGTTCCAGCTCAAGCCGCATTTGAGCGACACGTTCAAGCTGTCGACCGATCCGCTGTTCGTGGAGAAGGTCTACGACGTGGTGGGGCTGTATTTCAACCCGCCCGAAGGAGCGGTGGTGCTGTCGGTGGACGAGAAGTCTCAGATCCAGGCCTTGGATCGCTCTCAGCCTGTGCTGCCGATGATGCCCGGCATGCCCGAGCGCCGCACTCACGATTACGTCCGCAACGGTCTGACCACCTTGTTCGCGGCCTTTGACGTCGCGACTGGCGAAGTCATCACCTCACTGCACCGTCGGCACCGGGCCGCGGAGTTCAAGAAGTTCCTCATCAAGATCGACAAAGAGGTCCCCGAGCACCTTCAGGTCCATCTGATCTGCGACAACTATGGCACCCACAAGACCCCGGCCATCAAGACGTGGCTGGCCAAACACCCGCGGTTCCACCTGCACTTCACGCCCACCGGTTCCTCCTGGATCAACCAGGTGGAGCGATGGTTCGGCTTCCTCGCAGACCAGAAGATCCGCCGCGGTGCCCACAAGAGTGTGCGCTCCCTGGAAGCCGACATCCGCGCCTGGGTCAAACAGTGGAACGAGAACCCGACCCCGTTCACTTGGACCAAGACAGCCGAAGAGATCCTCGATTCACTCGCCCGCTTCTGCCAACGGATCTCTGGCGCAGGGCACTAG
- a CDS encoding CBS domain-containing protein yields MTTAREIMTSGTECIGAEESALDAARKMTELGVGALPICGTDEKLKGMLTDRDIVVKVLGAGKDPADVKAGELAQGEAVTIGADDDVDEILRTMTEHKVRRLPVIDGHTLVGMVATADVARALPDPKVGDLLEALSTD; encoded by the coding sequence TTGACGACGGCACGAGAAATCATGACCAGCGGCACCGAGTGCATCGGCGCTGAGGAGAGCGCCTTGGACGCGGCGAGGAAGATGACGGAACTCGGTGTCGGTGCCCTGCCGATCTGCGGTACCGATGAGAAGCTCAAGGGCATGCTGACCGACCGCGACATCGTGGTGAAGGTCCTCGGCGCAGGCAAGGACCCCGCCGATGTGAAGGCCGGCGAGCTGGCCCAGGGCGAAGCTGTCACGATTGGCGCTGACGACGACGTCGACGAGATTCTGCGGACGATGACCGAGCACAAGGTACGACGCCTGCCCGTCATCGACGGACACACCCTGGTCGGCATGGTGGCCACGGCCGACGTCGCTCGCGCCCTGCCCGACCCCAAAGTCGGCGACCTCCTCGAGGCCCTCTCCACCGACTAG
- a CDS encoding PRC-barrel domain containing protein encodes MSEFDIWVYRPSAGYQEGVDIVGYKVEAIDGSIGKVSKHSEEVGSSHIVVDTEVWIFGKHVLLPAGTIKLIDTAEETVHVDRTKDQIKDAPDFDEIKHAGEPSYLEQFGRYYGQPHM; translated from the coding sequence GTGAGCGAGTTCGACATCTGGGTGTACCGGCCGAGCGCGGGATATCAGGAGGGGGTCGACATCGTCGGCTACAAGGTGGAGGCCATCGACGGCAGTATCGGGAAGGTCAGCAAGCACTCCGAGGAGGTCGGCTCCTCTCATATCGTTGTCGACACCGAGGTGTGGATCTTCGGGAAGCACGTTCTGCTGCCCGCTGGGACGATCAAGCTGATCGACACTGCCGAGGAGACGGTCCACGTCGACCGTACGAAGGACCAGATCAAGGACGCCCCCGACTTCGACGAGATCAAGCACGCGGGCGAGCCCAGCTACCTGGAGCAGTTCGGCCGCTACTACGGCCAGCCACATATGTAA
- a CDS encoding SPFH domain-containing protein, with amino-acid sequence MDPVLVLILVAAIVVVFLVASTVRIVPQARRYNIERFGRYRRTLQPGLNFVVPVADRINTKLDVREQVYSSDPKPVITEDNLVVNIDTVLYYQVTDPRAAAYEVADYLHAIDQLTVTTLRNVIGSMDLEETLTSREEINARLRTVLDDATGKWGIRVNRVEIKAIDPPHTIKEAMEKQMRAERDKRAAILHAEGERQAKILTAEGTKQKDILEAQGTQQAMILRADGEAKAVERVFQAVHRNNADPKILAYKYLETLPHLAKSDNNTFWVIPGELTEAVRAVTSAFGDRSAMGLPPSAQPDEATSTEADDAADESGAPEIEAGTPPSLDAAAAADEVAKQAAAAVSDAKAEAEAARAPQVPGRSQTPGD; translated from the coding sequence GTGGATCCGGTACTCGTCCTCATTCTTGTGGCCGCGATCGTGGTTGTCTTCCTCGTGGCCTCGACGGTGCGTATCGTGCCGCAGGCACGCCGCTACAACATCGAACGGTTTGGCCGGTACCGTCGGACGCTGCAACCCGGCCTGAACTTCGTCGTCCCGGTCGCGGACCGCATCAACACCAAACTCGACGTGCGCGAGCAGGTGTATTCGTCCGACCCCAAGCCGGTGATCACCGAGGACAACCTGGTGGTGAACATCGACACGGTGCTCTACTACCAGGTCACCGACCCGCGGGCGGCGGCCTACGAGGTCGCTGACTACCTGCATGCGATCGATCAGCTCACCGTGACCACACTGCGGAACGTCATCGGCTCCATGGACCTGGAGGAGACGCTCACGTCACGTGAGGAGATCAACGCCCGGCTCCGCACGGTCCTCGACGATGCCACCGGCAAGTGGGGCATCCGGGTCAACCGCGTCGAGATCAAGGCCATCGATCCGCCGCACACCATCAAAGAGGCGATGGAGAAGCAGATGCGGGCCGAGCGTGACAAGCGCGCGGCCATCCTCCACGCCGAAGGGGAACGGCAAGCCAAGATCCTGACCGCAGAGGGCACGAAGCAGAAGGACATCCTCGAAGCACAGGGCACACAACAGGCCATGATCTTGCGGGCCGACGGCGAGGCGAAAGCGGTCGAGCGTGTCTTCCAGGCCGTCCATCGCAACAACGCGGACCCAAAGATCCTTGCCTACAAGTACCTCGAGACCCTCCCGCACTTGGCCAAGAGCGACAACAACACCTTCTGGGTCATCCCAGGAGAACTGACCGAGGCAGTACGGGCCGTCACCAGCGCATTCGGCGACCGGTCGGCAATGGGTCTTCCCCCATCTGCGCAACCGGACGAAGCAACCAGTACCGAGGCCGACGACGCGGCCGACGAAAGCGGGGCCCCGGAGATCGAGGCAGGCACGCCACCCTCACTCGACGCTGCCGCGGCTGCCGATGAAGTCGCAAAGCAGGCAGCCGCCGCAGTCAGCGACGCGAAGGCCGAAGCCGAGGCCGCGCGGGCACCTCAGGTGCCGGGCCGGTCGCAGACGCCCGGCGATTGA
- a CDS encoding NfeD family protein → MPWFVWLFAAAALGVAEFFTLTLVFGLLAGAALVAAVVAGVGIGFLGQLVALGVATAAGLVLVRPVALRHMAQAPLIREGSDALVGRRAEVMQEVTATRGLIKVSGEQWSARALDESHVIPVGALVDVMEIEGVTAVVYPRELLP, encoded by the coding sequence ATGCCGTGGTTCGTATGGCTGTTCGCCGCCGCGGCGCTTGGTGTCGCGGAGTTTTTCACCCTGACGCTGGTTTTCGGGTTGCTGGCGGGCGCCGCGCTGGTTGCCGCTGTCGTTGCTGGTGTGGGCATCGGGTTTCTCGGCCAGCTCGTGGCGCTCGGAGTGGCCACGGCGGCGGGCCTCGTCCTCGTCCGCCCGGTCGCGCTGCGGCACATGGCACAGGCACCCCTCATACGGGAGGGCAGCGATGCGCTGGTCGGTCGGCGGGCCGAGGTCATGCAGGAGGTCACAGCGACCCGCGGCCTGATCAAAGTGTCCGGAGAACAATGGTCCGCCCGCGCCCTCGACGAAAGCCATGTGATCCCGGTGGGGGCACTGGTGGACGTCATGGAGATCGAAGGCGTGACGGCTGTCGTCTACCCCCGCGAGCTCCTTCCATGA
- a CDS encoding DUF5133 domain-containing protein yields MLLPHPAVLKILIGQGGPHRALSAGVGGAGTCQQVEGVIYTPGVQTGTRDVGAAVTAAPYQRPGAWPQEASTPDLAMCAEARSGFGRTRTAAAPCISAG; encoded by the coding sequence ATGCTGTTGCCTCATCCCGCTGTGTTGAAGATCTTGATCGGGCAGGGCGGACCGCACCGTGCGCTGTCTGCCGGGGTTGGCGGTGCCGGCACGTGTCAGCAGGTGGAAGGCGTCATCTACACACCGGGTGTGCAGACCGGCACCCGCGATGTTGGTGCTGCGGTGACCGCTGCGCCATATCAGCGGCCTGGCGCCTGGCCCCAGGAGGCGTCTACGCCGGACTTGGCCATGTGCGCCGAGGCACGTAGCGGCTTCGGCCGCACTCGCACAGCCGCTGCACCGTGCATCAGCGCCGGATAA
- a CDS encoding SpoIIE family protein phosphatase: MADMVRGTGASVGLLFLLPPGEEVLWLALVSGASLRLAAPWARVSMHTSTPVADAIHERRLVWLASQEEMARRYPQLGIVLPYDFMLAAAPLTTGTQVWGGVALLWPMWHSATLTQQERESVGTFCRLAADLLKQAADHGRPLLPPVEPRLLSAPQRQADPDHAMAELRFTERLPVGCCALDLSGRLTFINPAGADLVGAGAASLVGNRPWEVLLWLHDPVFEECYRSAVITRQPTSFTAVRPPDTPLFFQLYPSDSGISVHITPLAQQEVTPPRKTAPSGEPVSAVALYHLTHLATALAEAVDVHGVVDLVADQIVPAFGPRGLVLMTAEEGRLHIISHRGYSADFISRFDGTPLADPTPTAHALATNTPVFFPTFADFQHAYPGAPRYEGRSAWAFLPLTASGRRIGSLALSYDQPRPFPPAERAILTSLAGLIAQALDRARLYDAARTLAHALQTGLLPPVLPRIPGLDVAARYLPAGHGRDIGGDFYDLIHAAPAATAVIGDVQGHNTTAAALMGQVRTAVHAHAATGTPPGVLLARTNRFLADLDTGLFTSCLIAQLDLTHHRVTLATAGHPPPLLRHPDGRTEVLHLSPGLLLGIDPDMDYATIEIVLSPGAVIALYTDGLVEIPGTDIDDTTNALAQRLAQAQSQDLDDLAGTLVRQAAATRHDDIALLLVRRQPDAG, from the coding sequence ATGGCTGACATGGTGCGCGGCACGGGCGCATCGGTCGGTCTGCTGTTCCTGTTGCCGCCCGGGGAAGAGGTTCTGTGGCTAGCGCTGGTCTCCGGCGCGTCACTGCGGCTCGCCGCACCTTGGGCCCGCGTCTCCATGCACACCTCGACCCCTGTCGCCGATGCCATTCACGAGCGGCGCCTGGTGTGGCTGGCGAGTCAGGAGGAGATGGCCCGCCGCTACCCACAGCTGGGCATCGTGTTGCCGTACGACTTCATGCTTGCCGCAGCCCCCCTCACCACCGGAACCCAGGTGTGGGGCGGCGTTGCACTGCTATGGCCCATGTGGCACTCTGCGACTCTCACTCAGCAAGAACGCGAATCGGTCGGCACGTTCTGCCGGCTGGCGGCCGATCTCCTCAAGCAGGCTGCCGATCACGGCCGTCCGCTGCTTCCCCCCGTGGAACCACGTTTGCTGTCGGCGCCGCAGCGACAGGCAGACCCCGACCATGCCATGGCCGAGCTCCGCTTCACCGAGCGTCTTCCCGTCGGCTGCTGCGCCCTCGACCTCAGCGGTCGGCTTACCTTCATCAATCCTGCCGGCGCCGACCTTGTTGGCGCCGGCGCCGCCTCCCTCGTGGGAAACCGTCCCTGGGAAGTGCTGCTGTGGCTGCACGACCCGGTTTTCGAAGAGTGCTACCGGTCGGCAGTGATCACCCGCCAGCCCACCTCGTTCACCGCCGTGCGCCCCCCGGACACACCGCTGTTCTTCCAGCTCTACCCCAGCGACAGCGGCATCAGCGTCCACATCACACCCCTCGCGCAGCAGGAAGTCACTCCACCGCGGAAGACAGCACCATCCGGTGAACCGGTAAGTGCGGTCGCGCTCTATCACCTGACCCACCTGGCTACCGCTCTGGCCGAGGCCGTAGACGTCCACGGCGTGGTCGACCTCGTCGCCGACCAGATCGTGCCTGCCTTCGGCCCCCGAGGCCTGGTCCTCATGACCGCGGAGGAAGGACGGCTGCACATCATCAGTCACCGCGGATACAGCGCCGACTTCATCAGCCGCTTCGACGGCACGCCCCTGGCCGACCCCACCCCGACCGCGCATGCCCTGGCCACCAACACCCCAGTCTTCTTCCCCACCTTCGCCGACTTCCAGCATGCCTACCCCGGCGCGCCCCGCTACGAGGGTAGGAGCGCTTGGGCTTTCCTGCCCCTGACCGCCTCCGGCCGCCGCATCGGCTCTCTTGCCCTTTCCTACGACCAGCCTCGCCCTTTTCCCCCGGCCGAACGTGCCATCCTCACCTCCTTGGCCGGGCTGATCGCCCAGGCCCTGGACCGCGCCCGCCTCTACGACGCCGCCCGTACCCTCGCCCACGCTCTTCAGACCGGTCTGCTGCCCCCTGTGCTGCCCCGCATTCCGGGCCTGGACGTCGCGGCACGTTACCTGCCTGCCGGGCACGGCAGGGACATCGGCGGCGACTTCTACGACCTCATCCACGCAGCCCCCGCCGCCACGGCAGTGATCGGTGACGTCCAGGGCCACAACACGACCGCCGCCGCCCTCATGGGACAGGTCCGCACCGCCGTCCACGCGCACGCCGCCACTGGCACACCCCCCGGCGTCCTCCTCGCCCGCACCAACCGCTTCCTCGCCGACCTCGACACCGGCCTGTTCACCAGCTGCCTGATCGCCCAACTCGACCTCACCCACCACCGCGTCACCCTCGCCACAGCAGGACACCCCCCGCCCCTGCTCCGCCACCCCGACGGACGCACCGAGGTCCTCCACCTGTCACCAGGGCTACTGCTCGGCATCGACCCTGACATGGACTACGCCACCATCGAAATCGTCCTCTCGCCCGGTGCCGTAATCGCCCTGTACACCGACGGACTCGTCGAAATCCCCGGAACCGACATCGATGACACCACCAACGCCCTCGCCCAACGCCTCGCACAGGCTCAAAGCCAGGACCTGGACGACCTCGCTGGCACCCTCGTTCGCCAGGCGGCAGCCACCCGCCATGACGACATCGCCCTTCTGCTTGTCCGCCGGCAACCGGACGCCGGCTGA
- the nhaA gene encoding Na+/H+ antiporter NhaA has product MAGTRSPFLGLLPLPERQAIGRALRTETVGGLVLLGAAVLALIWANSPWSAAYASVRDFHFGIPALGLDLSVGHWTADGLLAVFFLVAGIELKRELVVGELRTPATAALPVIAAVCGMAVPAALYLATVTTDGGSGAGWAVPMATDIAFALAVLAVLSTHLPAALRAFLLTLAVVDDLGAILIIAVFFTSDLNLWALAGAVAGLVLFYLLQRLRVRGWWWYVPLGLAIWALMYNGGIHATVAGVAMGLILRTIPDKAEDVSPASRVAHLLHPFSASVAVPLFALFAAGVSITGPALGAVFTSPEPLGVVIGLVVGKTVGIFAGTYLAARFTRAQLNPDLAWADVLGLSVLAGIGFTVALLIGELAFPGSQSGEHVKAAVLVASLFAALLAAVLLRRRNTVYRRLYEAENLDADNDGIPDIYQNDTAGPEGAAARTDGKHT; this is encoded by the coding sequence ATGGCCGGCACCCGCTCCCCCTTCCTCGGTTTGCTGCCCCTACCCGAGCGGCAGGCGATCGGCCGGGCCCTGCGCACCGAGACCGTCGGCGGCCTGGTCCTCCTCGGCGCAGCCGTCCTCGCGCTGATTTGGGCCAACAGCCCGTGGAGCGCGGCCTATGCGTCCGTACGCGACTTCCACTTCGGGATTCCAGCCCTCGGCCTGGACCTGTCCGTGGGGCACTGGACAGCGGACGGGCTGCTGGCCGTGTTCTTCCTCGTCGCCGGGATCGAGCTGAAACGGGAGCTGGTCGTTGGCGAACTGCGTACCCCGGCCACCGCCGCACTGCCGGTCATCGCCGCGGTTTGCGGGATGGCCGTACCCGCTGCCCTTTACCTGGCTACCGTCACGACGGATGGCGGCAGCGGGGCGGGGTGGGCGGTCCCGATGGCCACCGATATTGCCTTCGCACTGGCGGTGCTGGCGGTGCTGTCCACGCACCTGCCGGCCGCGCTGCGCGCCTTCCTCCTGACCCTGGCCGTGGTCGACGACCTGGGCGCGATTCTGATCATCGCGGTGTTCTTCACTTCCGACCTGAACCTGTGGGCACTTGCCGGAGCCGTGGCGGGCCTGGTCCTCTTCTACCTGCTCCAGCGGCTGCGGGTGCGCGGCTGGTGGTGGTACGTGCCTCTCGGGCTGGCGATCTGGGCGCTGATGTACAACGGCGGCATCCACGCCACCGTCGCCGGAGTCGCCATGGGCCTCATCCTGCGCACCATCCCCGACAAGGCCGAGGACGTCTCACCGGCCTCCCGAGTCGCGCACCTGCTTCACCCGTTCTCCGCCAGCGTCGCGGTACCGCTGTTCGCACTGTTCGCCGCCGGGGTGAGTATTACCGGTCCTGCCTTGGGCGCGGTGTTCACCAGCCCTGAACCCCTCGGCGTGGTGATCGGCCTGGTCGTCGGCAAGACGGTGGGGATCTTCGCCGGAACGTACCTGGCCGCCCGCTTCACCCGCGCCCAGCTCAACCCCGACCTCGCGTGGGCTGATGTCCTGGGCCTGTCGGTGCTGGCCGGGATCGGCTTTACCGTCGCCCTCCTGATCGGAGAACTCGCCTTCCCTGGCAGCCAGTCCGGCGAGCACGTCAAGGCCGCCGTCCTCGTCGCCTCCCTGTTCGCCGCACTCCTCGCCGCGGTCCTGCTGCGCAGGCGCAACACCGTGTACCGGCGCCTGTACGAGGCGGAGAACCTCGACGCCGATAACGACGGGATCCCCGACATCTACCAGAACGACACGGCGGGGCCTGAAGGCGCCGCCGCTCGTACGGACGGGAAGCACACCTGA